One region of Arvicola amphibius chromosome 3, mArvAmp1.2, whole genome shotgun sequence genomic DNA includes:
- the B3gat1 gene encoding galactosylgalactosylxylosylprotein 3-beta-glucuronosyltransferase 1 has protein sequence MPKRRDILAIVLIVLPWTLLITVWHQSSLAPLLAVHKDEGSDPRREAPPGADPREYCMSDRDIVEVVRTEYVYTRPPPWSDTLPTIHVVTPTYSRPVQKAELTRMANTLLHVPNLHWLVVEDAPRRTPLTARLLRDTGLNYTHLHVETPRNYKLRGDARDPRIPRGTMQRNLALRWLRETFPRNSTQPGVVYFADDDNTYSLELFEEMRSTRRVSVWPVAFVGGLRYEAPRVNGAGKVVGWKTVFDPHRPFAIDMAGFAVNLQLILQRNQAYFKLRGVKGGYQESSLLRELVTLNDLEPKAANCTKILVWHTRTEKPVLVNEGKKGFTDPSVEI, from the exons ATGCCGAAGAGACGGGACATCCTTGCGATTGTCCTCATCGTGCTTCCGTGGACACTGCTCATCACCGTCTGGCACCAGAGCAGCCTCGCGCCTCTGCTGGCTGTGCACAAGG ATGAGGGCAGTGACCCCCGGCGTGAGGCACCACCCGGTGCGGACCCTAGGGAGTATTGCATGTCTGACCGAGACATCGTGGAGGTGGTGCGCACAGAGTACGTGTACACGAGGCCGCCACCGTGGTCGGACACGCTGCCCACCATCCACGTGGTGACGCCCACCTACAGTAGACCGGTTCAGAAGGCAGAGCTGACGCGAATGGCCAACACACTACTGCATGTGCCCAACTTGCACTGGCTGGTGGTGGAGGACGCTCCACGCAGGACGCCCCTGACAGCGCGCCTGCTGCGCGACACTGGCCTCAactacacacacctgcatgtggAGACACCCCGCAACTACAAACTGCGAGGTGATGCCCGAGACCCTCGCATCCCACGTGGCACCATGCAGCGCAACCTGGCCCTGCGCTGGCTGCGGGAGACCTTCCCACGGAACTCCACACAGCCAGGCGTAGTGTATTTCGCGGATGATGACAACACCTACAGTCTGGAGCTCTTTGAAGAG ATGCGCAGCACGAGGAGGGTGTCCGTGTGGCCTGTGGCCTTCGTTGGTGGCCTTCGGTATGAGGCCCCAAGGGTGAATGGGGCAGGGAAGGTGGTTGGCTGGAAGACAGTGTTCGACCCTCACCGGCCATTTGCGATAGACATGGCTGGATTTGCCGTCAATCTGCAGCTCATCTTGCAGCGAAATCAGGCCTACTTTAAACTCCGTGGTGTGAAGGGAGGATACCAGGAAAGCAGCCTCCTTCGAGAACTGGTCACCCTAAATGACCTGGAGCCCAAGGCAGCAAACTGCACCAAG ATCCTGGTCTGGCATACACGGACAGAGAAGCCAGTGCTGGTGAATGAGGGGAAGAAAGGCTTCACTGACCCCTCGGTGGAGATCTGA